The Helianthus annuus cultivar XRQ/B chromosome 15, HanXRQr2.0-SUNRISE, whole genome shotgun sequence genomic sequence tttgaccacttttgcgactttcgtccccGAGCAGCCATTTTCATCCCTGCTGGCCAAATTTCGAGGGACGAAAGTCGCAATAAATTGCCAAACTCAAGGATGAAAATCGCAATTAAACGCAAACCTGAAGGACTCAAATGcaaaaaaaaagtcatttttgatGGAACAAGCAAAAATGACTGAACtttagggacgattttggcattttactctaaatgaAAATTTGGAGGTTTTTTCTGTTGTTTGAAGTACGCAAAGTTTACttattcgttttttttttttggttgcaAGTCTTGGCGTAACCGACAATGAGATGCAAACGATGCCATGGGCATCGATTCTCGAAAAAGTGGTCCAAATTCAAGAAACACGACAACTATGTGTGGTCAAGGATCTTTCGGCACACGATATTGTGATGAGATTGATGAGGAAGGAAAACTACTTGATTGGAATGTTGAATAAAGGTGTGTTAGCCTTCCCGATATCTTCGTGGGTCCCAGGTGCGGGTCCCACCATCAAGAAAGGTCCCGATGGTACACGATATTGCCTGATGCTAACCAAGACCCTTGAATGGACTCTAAATTGGTGCATATTACACAGCATGTTTGATAGGTTTGTAACCTCTATTTCTATCGTAAAGTACTCGTTGATATTGATCACATCGAAAAAGTCTAATGGACTTTTGTAGtgtgaaaaattagaaaaagtgATTTTGCAGATTTCGACTTGTTTACTTTTGAATGGTAAATTCCGGTAGGGTTGCAAACGGACCGAACTAATACGAACAacaccttgttcgtgttcgtttgttaaggaactACGAATGGgatttatgttcgtgtttgttcgttaagaaaatgaacgtgtttgtgttcgtttgttagtTTTAGGCAACGAAATGGAAACTAACGAAAACAAACACGTGTTCATGAActtaatatataatacactgatacttattaagtatttatttattggaattttgaaatattaaagtattaaaataaatataaacagtggcgaagcttgagattaccgaccgggggggggggggggggggagtcactggacctaaaaatttctataaaaccgggggggtcgaaaacgtatataccctaaaatttctatacgaaaactacatactctcaaCTACTGAGTAAAAAGAtaggggggtcggccgccccctcccgcccttGTTAAGCTTCGCCCATGAATATAAAACCTAAAAACACTTATGGACCatcgaacacaaatgaacataaacgaactcaaatgaacataaacgaacacgttaccgaacatTCGCAAACATCAATGAACGAACGTGGCATCTGTTCATGTTTCTTCATTTAAATAAATGAACGAAACTTCTTGTTCGTTTCATTCCTTTATTAACGAACTTCCGGCCACAACAGTTCGCTGAACGTTCTGTTCGTTTGCGGCCTATATTCCGGCTATGTATATCTTGAatcttgatcacataaaaaaggTGTATTTATAGTCATGTGTACTAACTAACATCATAGAATTTCTTTTGCAGAAACTTTTGTATTAGAAAGGACTTTGTTAGGGACCGTAACACTTTAAAGAAAAGGCTAATGGTTGTCGGGATCGCAATGCTTCTTCTATCTCCGTTTCTTGTCGTTTTTATGCTCGTGTATCTATTTCTAACACACGCAGAACAATTTTATAAGCATCCTAGTACCGCTTCTTCTAGAAGATGGTCAAATCTTTCAAAATGGATATTCAGGGAATTCAACGAGGTGAATCATCTGTTCAAGCACCGTATCAACAGCAGCGTTACACACGCGTCGGATTATCTAAAGCAATTCCCGTCACCTATTCTTTCAATCATCGCAAAGTTCATATCTTTCGTTTCCGGTGGCTTTGCTGCAATCTTGATCATCATCGCTTTTGTTGATGAATCTTTACTTGAAGGCCATGTAATGTTTCGTACTTTCGTCACACGTTTTTGTCATAACCCGAAAAGTCAAACCGACCCGTTTTGACTAAAGTCTCGACCTTTATGATTGCAGATTTTTGGACGTAATTTGTTTTGGTATGCAGCTGTTTTCGGAGCGATAACCGCCATAGGCCGGGCTCTTGTGTCGGATGAACTTTTAGTACTTGATCCACATGGGACTATGTCGTTAACGGTTCAACACACGCATTATATGCCGAAAAAATGGCGCGGTAAAGAAAATACCGAATTTGTTCGAGTGGAGTTCGAGACTCTTTTCCAGGTATACCCTTTTTGCTAAaatttgcaatttttttttttattgtgaTGCTGATGTGGAAATGTATATTGTTACGTAGTACACCGGAAAGTTGTTGCTGGAAGAGATGGCTTCGATATTTTTAACTCCGTTCTTGCTTATCTTTGTAGTACCAAAGGTATTGTTATTAACTTATTATTACTCTTAAAAGGAAAAATCGGTATATTATAAATTTAGATAATTTagcggaaaaattacaagttttgtcctttatctttataccacttttcaggcggtgtcctttttaacgaatgttgacaggcggtgtcctttactaggtattttgttgcaagtttagtcctttacacccaacccagttaaaaaaccctgtttattgttgggtgtaaaggactaaacttgcaacaaaatacctaggcaAAGGACTAAACttcaacaaaatacctagtaaaggacaccgcctgtcaacaattaacaggtttttttaactgggttgggtataaaggactaaacttgcaacaaaatacctagtaaaggacaccgcctgtcaacattcgttaaaaaggacaccgcctgaaaagtggtataaagatgaAGGACAAAACTTGTATTTTTTCCTAATTTAGCTCAATATGTATATGCGTCCATGGTGCAGCGGGTTGATGAGATTCTGCAGTTCATCGAGGACTTCACTATTGATGTTGAAGGCGTCGGTCATGTTTGCAGGTTCATATGCAccacttttttttttcatttttccttTTACTTTAATCTTTTTCTCATGCAGCTTAGTTTCTGTATCTCCAATTAAGGTATAGTACAATGTTGTTAAAATCGATCCGGACCCCTaacctatgcagttaatatcggtgatatatggGTTATTGGTCCCCgggtaaaatatcggtgtcagaTATCGGtgccgatattatcggcgatattgactaATATTTCACCAATAATTGACCGGTatacagtggcggacccaggatttttttcaatggggtccatttttttCGGTGTCGAAACTTTCATAACAAAACATTAAAATTTCcgggtcggtcctcgttcgggtcgggtcatagcaaggtttgaactagatttaatAAAAAAGAGGAAAAATGAGCTAtacaaggattgaacccatgacctcttgttGGTAAAGAGagagatttaccactacaccaggtttccttttctttttatggtgtccacctaattgtatttatggggtccttatacaatttaatataccgaatctactaatttttttaaaaacattggggtccggggaccccgacccactctatgtgggtccgcccctgccgatatatcactgattttcccgatatcagtacctttcttcttagttccaCCATTCGTAtatcttcttattgctgctattagtgttttaagtcttaattgttaaatgttagtgttttaagtcttaatccgttcctacttgctacaattatTAGCGTTTTAaaagtatactgaattgttagtgttgaattgctatatatataaatcctaaatgatattaaaattaccgatatcccaccgtgataacctatatctcaaatatcggtccttgactgATATCCGATTTTTTATCACATTAACCACATAGCCCCTAACTAGTTGGTTGTCACTTTTCACGGGTGTACTTAGCCGGTTTTTGACAAGTGGAGGTTGAACGGTTTTCgttaaaaaattacaaaaaataggGAAATATTGAGTAAAATCACTTGATGATCTTTATGTTTGCAGTTTTAGTTTATTCGACTTCCAAAAACATGGAAATAGCAAGTATGCGTCGCCACATAACTCGTCAAGTGCTTATAGAAGTTCGCAGGGGAAAATGGAGAAATCGTTCCTAAGGTATTCCCGAGCCCCAAACTTATTCAACATTTCTTTCATCcgataaagagttaaatgccattttagtccctgtggtttgggccattttgccagtttagtccaaaggtttcatttttaacctgtgggtccaaaaaggtttcacagttgccattttagtccacttgccattttagtccactgggttaacttcatccgttttttctgttaacgagaaggccaattcagtcattttatatggctgaattgcccttttagttaacaaaattacatacaaaatgaccaaattggcattctcgttaacaaaaaaaatggatgaagttaacccagtggactaaaatggcaactgtgaaacctttttggacccacaggttaaaaatgaaacctttggactaaactggcaaaatggcccaaaccacagggactaaaatggcatttaactctccGATAAAAAATgcaagttttgttgattttacgtTTTCTTGCAGCTTTCAAACTAGCTATCCTTCATGGGAACCAAGCGCCGACGGAAAACAATTCCTTTCGACACTCGAGGCGTTCAAGGAACGCAAGTTTCAAGAACAGGGTATAAGACCAAGCTATATAAGCCCGAACCAGTTGCCGCAGTGGGCCCCTACCTGCCCAGCGCAAGGTGACCCAAACAGCTACTTTTCACGGGACACGGGCCTCAACGTTTCAAAAAGCGCGTACCAACGAGATTGTATGTGGTTCATTGATCTCGTTCAAAACAACCACCCGTACATTCTCGACTGGTACTACACATCTTTTCAACATCACGGGCCACGTGACGTCGAGTCAGCGCCGATAGAGGACAGCATGGCAAACGTGTGGGACCCACCCGACTTAGGTCGGGAGCTGGTCCCGTATGACGAGAATTGGGGAAGCTTTTTCGAGGACCGAATCGGGAGTAATCTAAAAGCTTCGACGTCTGCTCCGTTATCACGTGGAAGCGTTCTACACCATCATTATTCGGGCAATGTGGGCCCGGCCGGTAAAAGCCACTGGTGGGCCCGTGGTGGTGGTGTTTCACGAGTGATGGGCCCAGGCCCAGGACCTCAAACTAGCTTTCTTGAGCCACCAAACTTTATTCAAGAAGATTACGACTACCATGATAATTACTCGAACCGAAGCTTTGAACAACAACCGTTTGACTGGAGGGGGTCAAAGTCAAACGTGTTATCGAAGACGTTTTATATGGGTGATATCGAGGGAGGAAAATCCGATCTTCCGTTTGATGATATTTATGAAAGGCGTTCTCAAAGCCCGCCAAGAACCCGAAGGAGCTCGTTGTGAAATATTTGTGTTTTCGGGTgatatttggaaaaaaaaaaaaaaaaaactgttagAACATTCTTTTATTGTATATAAATTCGATTAGGAAATTAAAGTCGAAAACGTTAGTTTGGAAGATGATTCAACTGTACAGATTCGCGTAGTTGATGTAAATAAGAAACCGGATAAACCAGGATTGATGATTTGTTTATATACCTACAACTTCATGATAATCTCGTTAAGTGTACTTCACACCTTTTAACTCGTATTCATGTTTAACGGGATAACCCTTTGGTTTTAGGAAAATTTTcgttaaactaaaataacttgaTAACACTAAAATCATCGACTGCAGTTTGCTTTTTTGGCTTAAAATTTTCATATTACTTTTTTAagtaatatatataaaaatgaatattaaaataaatataaaactattAAACTAATTATTGAAACAAACAAGGAAAATGCAACAATAAGTCCGGTTTAATTTGATTTGGAAGTTGCTTATTTCTCTTAGAATACGTGGAACATGTTTGATTTTTTAAAGTGATTCTTAATCATTCGATTAGATACATCTTTGGCCGTACATATAAGAGATGGATGTTTGTATATATAGAACGAGGTTATAACCCCGTACACGGGTTGAATAAgtgaattttatataccaaataataaaacattatctttttaaaagcctcGTTTATTGCACAggttgaagaaatgtaattttatatattaaataataaaataagttatatctataagaaccatatgtattgtacgggttgaataaatgtaatattatataccaaataataaaaaaaattatatctttaaaaccattgtattacactggttgaataaatgtaatattgtttaccaaataataataaaaagttatatttttaaaaacccccatgtattacatgggttgaataaatacgattttatataccaaataataaaaaaatatatatatttaaaaaaactaaggattttttttatatttaaagtatgataagattgaatattaatctgaactaacagatttttttatatttaaagtagaataagattgaatattaatctttatttatttagttaataatataagattgaaaaatcatatgattgaatatgtgggaggttgtatgatgataaatcggttaacggtactgaatgataaagattatagtgattgttgaacaaattaattaatcgaatttaacagaaacatttgtgatgttaggtggattttttttaattatttgaaagttaatatcaactttattagatttgattaaatattattgataataaaaatttgtattagattagattttagatttgattaaatattattaataataagaatttgtattaatttagataaaatattattattaatagtattattaataattttaatcaattaaatgagaaaatgacaagtgtcccaataggtttcttttattatatagtatagatatagaaaGGCAATTTGTAACAATTCGATTAGATACATCTTGGTCGTACATATAAGAGATGGATGTTTTTACACATAGAATTAAAAAGGTACTTTATAACCATTCGATTAGATACATTGGGCGTACGCGTatgtagaggtgtacaaaaaaaccggttttagaacTGAAACcggaaaaaaaccgaaaccggtttttttttaaccggtttttttataaccggtccGGTTTTATAACCGAACCACCGGTTAGTGACCGGTTACTATTATTGATCCCAAAAACCAGTTACTAACCGAAACCGGTTtgaaaaaaaccggttaaaaccggtttttttgaaaaaaaccggttaataaccggtcccaaccggttacaccggttagtgttttggacttgaaaaaccggttagtaaccgaaaccggttattaaaaaaaccggtttttgtttTGAACGAAGAAAACCGGTCCGGTTAATAACCGTAACCGGTTTtaaaaaaaaccgatttgtacacctctacgcGTATGTATAAGAGATGGATGTTTGTATAAAcatggattaggatcaaatacaaaggatccttaatgtaagaagtgtaagaaggatttataaagtgacaagtgtccaataacctaaaaaaacccactacaaaaaaaaataaataaataaaaaaataaacatccaccaccaccaaaaacctaaacctccacccccacccccctcccccatcacccacaaaaaaaaaaaaaaaaaaaaaaaaaaaaaaaaaaaaactttttctttaccggggggtggggtgggtgtttagtttctTTTAgatatttttttaggtttttttttttttttttttttgggggggagggggtttaggttttttggaggtttttttggtgaggtatagtttttttttacccgagggagggggggggggtttaggtttttggtggttgtggggtgggggtgggtgtttaggttttaggtggtgatgtagtgggtttagtttaggttattggacacttgtcactctataaatctttCTTACACTTAGAAgtttttgtagaataacttaacccgTATAAACATATCTTTTGAAAGTCAATTATCATTATTAAAGActgttaaaagaaaaagaaaaaaaaaaaagaagagtgGGCTGCAATATATTGGCCAAGAAATAACAAAAAGGCTTGATGGGCTGCAGTGTTGAGCTGTTTTTTCGAACTTGGGTTGGGTCTGATAGCATACAGAAACAAGAAGGCTTGCTGTGTGGCACGTTAAATTATTTTTGTCTTGCTTAAACTTAAATTAAAATTGTATAAAAGTTTTAATCTATGGTTTATTTTGTTTGGGTCTTGATTTGTTGTAAGAATGAACTATTTAGGTCAGGAGGTGTGATGTAGCGTCCCTGCCAACATCAGCCTCGTTAGCGCCCCTACTCCATCCCCTGCGTGTCAAAGGGGGAGCGTCATCGATGCTCCGCCATTGCAGTAACGAGCGTTAAAGGGAAAAGCAGGTGGGGCCCAttcttttcaaccaatcaaatctttttctctttattttttttttgtattttgtttaatatgggctttaaaccattgcatgcaagttaaaggGATATGATTTAAAGCCCCATATGTGACATGACGCTGACATTGCactataaagcccctaggggttTTAAACCACACCCCAGTCTTAATGTagtttatatgtatatgtgtCAGGTGATACGATGTACCTTTGTACTTGGTTAAACGATAGACAAGCAAATATGTGTACTTTTGTGTCCGGCACTTTGATGTGCGTCTATAATACACATGTTGACAAGATCTCATGATGTTTTAAATCTACAATATTAACGTTTTTATGCGTGCATAATAATTCATGACGTTTAAAAAAAATGACACGATCCTTATTTTATTCTAAAAAACATTACTCCAATAATCCCTCTTTAATTATCTCCGATCACAACTAAATTAGCTCTCTATTTTCAAATTATTGTTGGATTTATGTGATATTGTGTCATTTAAAATTCGTAAAAAAAATAATCATAAGCAATCAATTTTTTTCTTTATTCGACCTGATTTTAGAACTCTCTTTATATTAGAGGAAACGTTAAGCGAGTCTTCCCAACAAGCTTCAATTACAACATATAGATATTTAAGATGACATAATTCAACGTATCTAATCTTaatgtttttatttaataaatttgtTTTCAACCTTTAAAAAAAGCCACCAATGCCGGTTACATAATTTGACTGCAAACATTAATCTAATCGAATTGATCATGTTAAGTCAATAACAATATTTTAACTAAATATACCCACTCACCTATGCTAAGATAACGTGTTGTTTGGTTATGTAATCAAAAATCGTAAGCATGCACGTCACCGCACTTACATTATCAAATCAAATCCTAATTTATATTACTTTATTAATTActtaattagttaattaataattaattaactaCTTGATCATCTCTCCTTGGCAATTAATGATTCTTAATGGTCCCAAAAActatttcatcatcatcatgataTCATTTTCTTTATAGTTAATTGTACCCAACCACACATACATAAGTCGATAAACGTCATTATGTGTTGTCAtcatatatttatatactatACGTAACACCATTTTATAAATTAGAATTTTTTGACCGAAGATAATATGatattagttatttttattttaccgtactttaaaagttaaaaatttaaaaacatcaGAAAACTAATCCGTTGAACGTCTTTATTCATTACTGTTGGCCCACCAATGAGAACAGATGATACTGAAAGCCAAAACTGATTCTCAAACAATTGATCCACAATAAGCAGTGTATGTTCTAAGTTCCCTTCAATGGCAGTGCTTCTATCAGCTGATCATCCTAAAGTCTGATCTTCTTAACATTTGTTCATCTAAGTACTGTTGGTTACAAAGACTGAGAAGACCTAACAACTACTGATTGTCACAGCCCGGATGAAGACTAAAGCACTGCTGATTCAAGGCAT encodes the following:
- the LOC110910413 gene encoding autophagy-related protein 9, producing MFGGQIGATTLHNLKQKLLGESSYTPFSDNVNPEIELSDYQRAPSPGSESPSGLLNGESFKVEPIADLDLFFERLYSYYCEKGLWCIIIKWIVELLSLAFTICFSGFFILFVDWDGLRKAKCGMDAVESGIKPCDLAKEALHEHPLTPLTTFKVVIFGYLGITFVYWIFCFLRFFVQLKDTLDIRQFYINSLGVTDNEMQTMPWASILEKVVQIQETRQLCVVKDLSAHDIVMRLMRKENYLIGMLNKGVLAFPISSWVPGAGPTIKKGPDGTRYCLMLTKTLEWTLNWCILHSMFDRNFCIRKDFVRDRNTLKKRLMVVGIAMLLLSPFLVVFMLVYLFLTHAEQFYKHPSTASSRRWSNLSKWIFREFNEVNHLFKHRINSSVTHASDYLKQFPSPILSIIAKFISFVSGGFAAILIIIAFVDESLLEGHIFGRNLFWYAAVFGAITAIGRALVSDELLVLDPHGTMSLTVQHTHYMPKKWRGKENTEFVRVEFETLFQYTGKLLLEEMASIFLTPFLLIFVVPKRVDEILQFIEDFTIDVEGVGHVCSFSLFDFQKHGNSKYASPHNSSSAYRSSQGKMEKSFLSFQTSYPSWEPSADGKQFLSTLEAFKERKFQEQGIRPSYISPNQLPQWAPTCPAQGDPNSYFSRDTGLNVSKSAYQRDCMWFIDLVQNNHPYILDWYYTSFQHHGPRDVESAPIEDSMANVWDPPDLGRELVPYDENWGSFFEDRIGSNLKASTSAPLSRGSVLHHHYSGNVGPAGKSHWWARGGGVSRVMGPGPGPQTSFLEPPNFIQEDYDYHDNYSNRSFEQQPFDWRGSKSNVLSKTFYMGDIEGGKSDLPFDDIYERRSQSPPRTRRSSL